Proteins encoded within one genomic window of Gemmobacter sp.:
- the pheT gene encoding phenylalanine--tRNA ligase subunit beta, giving the protein MKFTLSWLKDHLETSAPLDAILEALTDLGLEVEEVEDPAAKLGAFRICKVIEAVQHPNADRLRVCRVATYPGGPGSAMEEVQVVCGAPNARTGLVGVFAPTGTHVPGTGVDLKPGNIRGVDSNGMLCSERELELSDDHNGIIDLPEDAPLGERFIDWKGLNDPMIYIKITPNRPDALGVRGIARDLAARGLGRLKPLMVDPVAGAFPSPITVSIDPALKARGCPLFAGRVIRGVKNGPSPDWLQQRLKAIGLRPISALVDITNFFTFDLNRPLHVFDMARVTGNLRIHPAAGGEQILALDGKTYSLQAGMMAISDDAGVESIAGIMGGEVSGCTEATTDVFLESAYWDPITVAATGRALRINSDARYRFERGVDPAFTLPGLELATRMVLDLCGGEASEIAMDGAVPDTARAYRFDPARVVSLVGMDIPEATQRATLEALGFALTGDMAAPPSWRPDVLGEADLVEEVARIASLTKLEGKPLPRPRAGVPAPVLTPAQSRERMARRTLAALGYNECVTYSFIDAGAAALFGGGTDAVRLENPISSEMTHMRPDLLPGLLAAAARNQARGFMDLALFEVGPAFAGGEPGEQAVQAAGLLVGQSAPRDPWASRRPVDLFDAKADAEAVLAALGAPARAQIGRKVPGWWHPGRSGVIALGPNTMAVFGEVHPKVLREMGVKGPAVAFTIWPANVPQPKAKSASRGALTISDLQAVERDFAFVVDAGTEALTIVNAAQGADKALIESVCVFDQFTGDKAEAQMGAGKKSVAITVRLQPTDRTLTDKDIEAVAAKVIEKVAKATGGTLRG; this is encoded by the coding sequence ATGAAATTCACCCTGTCCTGGCTGAAGGACCATCTCGAAACCTCTGCCCCGCTCGACGCGATTCTCGAGGCGCTGACCGATCTTGGCCTTGAGGTCGAAGAGGTCGAGGATCCGGCGGCGAAACTCGGCGCCTTCCGCATCTGCAAGGTGATCGAGGCGGTCCAGCACCCCAACGCCGACCGCCTGCGCGTCTGCCGGGTGGCGACATACCCGGGCGGCCCCGGTTCCGCGATGGAGGAGGTGCAGGTGGTCTGCGGCGCGCCCAATGCGCGCACCGGGCTGGTCGGCGTCTTTGCCCCCACCGGCACCCATGTTCCGGGCACCGGGGTGGATCTGAAACCCGGCAACATCCGTGGGGTCGATTCCAACGGCATGCTGTGTTCGGAGCGCGAACTGGAACTGTCGGATGACCACAACGGCATCATCGACCTGCCCGAAGATGCCCCCCTGGGCGAACGGTTCATCGACTGGAAGGGTCTGAACGACCCGATGATCTACATCAAGATCACGCCGAACCGCCCCGATGCACTTGGCGTGCGCGGCATCGCCCGCGATCTGGCGGCGCGCGGCCTGGGCAGGCTGAAGCCGCTGATGGTGGATCCGGTCGCGGGGGCTTTCCCCTCGCCCATCACCGTGTCGATCGACCCGGCGCTGAAGGCCAGGGGCTGCCCGCTGTTCGCCGGCCGGGTGATCCGGGGGGTGAAGAACGGCCCCTCGCCCGACTGGCTGCAACAGCGGCTCAAGGCCATCGGCCTGCGTCCGATCTCGGCGCTGGTGGATATTACCAACTTCTTCACCTTTGACCTGAACCGCCCGCTGCATGTGTTCGACATGGCGCGCGTCACGGGCAACCTGCGCATCCATCCGGCTGCGGGGGGCGAGCAGATTCTGGCGCTGGATGGCAAGACCTACAGCCTGCAAGCCGGCATGATGGCAATTTCCGACGATGCGGGCGTCGAATCCATCGCCGGCATCATGGGCGGAGAGGTTTCGGGCTGCACCGAAGCCACCACCGACGTGTTCCTGGAATCCGCCTATTGGGATCCGATCACGGTTGCGGCCACCGGCCGCGCGCTGCGCATCAATTCCGATGCGCGCTATCGGTTCGAACGCGGCGTGGATCCGGCCTTCACCCTGCCGGGGCTGGAACTCGCCACCCGGATGGTGCTGGACCTGTGCGGCGGCGAAGCGTCAGAGATCGCCATGGACGGCGCGGTGCCCGATACCGCCCGCGCCTATCGCTTTGACCCTGCGCGGGTGGTCAGCCTGGTCGGCATGGACATTCCCGAAGCCACCCAGCGCGCCACGCTGGAGGCGCTTGGCTTTGCCCTGACCGGCGATATGGCCGCCCCGCCCAGCTGGCGCCCCGATGTTCTGGGCGAGGCCGATCTGGTCGAGGAAGTGGCCCGGATCGCCAGCCTGACCAAGCTGGAAGGCAAGCCCCTGCCCCGCCCCCGCGCCGGGGTGCCTGCGCCCGTCCTGACCCCTGCCCAGTCGCGCGAACGGATGGCGCGGCGCACGCTGGCCGCCCTTGGCTACAACGAATGCGTCACCTACAGCTTTATCGACGCCGGTGCAGCGGCGCTGTTCGGGGGCGGCACCGATGCGGTGCGGCTGGAAAACCCGATCTCGTCCGAAATGACGCATATGCGCCCCGACCTGCTGCCCGGCCTGCTGGCCGCGGCAGCACGCAACCAGGCGCGCGGCTTCATGGATCTGGCGCTGTTCGAGGTGGGCCCCGCCTTTGCCGGTGGCGAACCCGGCGAACAGGCGGTGCAGGCCGCCGGCCTGCTGGTGGGCCAGTCCGCCCCGCGCGATCCCTGGGCCAGCCGTCGCCCGGTGGATCTGTTCGATGCCAAGGCCGATGCCGAGGCGGTGCTGGCCGCGCTTGGCGCCCCGGCCCGCGCCCAGATCGGCCGCAAGGTGCCCGGCTGGTGGCACCCCGGCCGTTCGGGCGTCATCGCGCTTGGCCCCAACACCATGGCCGTCTTTGGCGAGGTGCATCCCAAGGTGCTGCGCGAGATGGGGGTCAAGGGCCCGGCAGTCGCCTTTACCATCTGGCCGGCCAACGTGCCGCAACCCAAGGCGAAATCGGCCAGCCGCGGCGCGCTGACCATCTCGGATCTCCAGGCGGTGGAACGGGACTTCGCCTTTGTCGTCGATGCCGGGACCGAGGCGCTGACCATCGTGAACGCCGCGCAGGGCGCCGACAAGGCGCTGATCGAAAGCGTCTGCGTGTTCGACCAGTTCACCGGCGACAAGGCCGAAGCGCAGATGGGCGCCGGCAAGAAATCGGTCGCCATCACCGTGCGCCTGCAACCCACCGACCGCACCCTGACCGACAAGGACATCGAGGCGGTCGCGGCGAAAGTCATCGAAAAGGTGGCCAAGGCCACCGGCGGCACGCTGCGCGGCTGA
- a CDS encoding prephenate dehydratase, protein MSGLIAFQGEPGAYSHQACRQSRPDMDVLPCATFEDVVEAVRTGAADLGMLAVENSTYGRVADVHSLLPNSGLHIIDEDFVRVHVNLLGVPGAHLDQVREAHGHVVIIPQCATFLRDHGIKGIVSSDNAKAARECAEAGNPARGALASELAAEIYGLDVLARHIEDHDNNRTRFLVMSRTPDHARRADKMVTTFVFRVRNIPAALYKALGGFATNGINMTKLESYMVGGSFTATEFYADIEGHPDDRLVKLALDEARFFTSKLEILGVYPAARDRG, encoded by the coding sequence ATGAGCGGTCTCATCGCATTTCAGGGCGAACCGGGCGCCTATTCGCACCAGGCCTGCCGGCAATCGCGGCCCGACATGGACGTGCTGCCCTGCGCCACCTTCGAGGATGTGGTCGAGGCCGTGCGCACCGGCGCGGCCGACCTGGGGATGCTGGCGGTGGAAAACTCCACCTACGGCCGGGTCGCCGACGTGCATTCGCTGCTGCCGAACTCGGGCCTGCACATCATCGACGAGGATTTCGTGCGCGTTCACGTCAACCTGCTGGGCGTCCCCGGCGCCCATCTGGACCAGGTGCGCGAGGCACATGGCCATGTGGTGATCATTCCGCAATGCGCCACCTTCCTGCGCGATCACGGCATCAAGGGCATCGTCAGCTCCGACAACGCCAAGGCCGCCCGCGAATGCGCCGAGGCGGGCAACCCCGCCCGCGGGGCGCTGGCCAGCGAACTGGCGGCCGAGATCTATGGCCTCGACGTGCTGGCCCGCCATATCGAGGACCACGACAACAACCGCACCCGCTTTCTGGTCATGAGCCGCACGCCCGACCATGCGCGCCGCGCCGACAAGATGGTGACGACCTTTGTCTTCCGCGTGCGCAACATTCCCGCCGCGCTCTACAAGGCGCTGGGAGGCTTTGCGACCAACGGCATCAACATGACCAAGCTGGAAAGCTACATGGTCGGCGGCAGCTTCACCGCGACCGAATTCTACGCCGATATCGAAGGCCACCCCGACGACCGGCTGGTGAAACTTGCCCTGGACGAGGCACGCTTCTTCACCTCGAAGCTCGAGATCCTCGGCGTCTATCCGGCCGCGCGCGACCGCGGCTGA
- a CDS encoding RNA-binding S4 domain-containing protein, whose amino-acid sequence MTAPGGVRLDKWLWQARFFKSRSLSAAQVEDGRVRVNGQPVSKSATTVRPGDVLTFAQGGRIRVVRVLATALRRGPAAEAQLLYDDLDAGDSAPQALA is encoded by the coding sequence GTGACGGCGCCCGGCGGGGTTCGGCTGGACAAATGGCTGTGGCAGGCGCGGTTTTTCAAAAGCCGCAGCCTGTCGGCCGCGCAGGTCGAAGACGGGCGCGTGCGCGTCAACGGCCAGCCGGTGTCGAAATCGGCCACCACCGTGCGCCCCGGCGATGTGCTGACCTTTGCCCAGGGTGGGCGCATCCGCGTGGTGCGGGTGCTGGCCACCGCCCTGCGCCGTGGCCCCGCGGCCGAGGCGCAATTGCTTTATGATGATCTCGACGCAGGGGATTCGGCGCCACAGGCGCTTGCATGA
- the fdxA gene encoding ferredoxin FdxA encodes MTYVVTDNCIACKYTDCVEVCPVDCFYEGENMLVIHPDECIDCGVCEPECPADAIRPDTEPAMESWVELNRKYAELWPVLTVRKDPLPEAAERDGEKDKLSKYFSEAAGEGN; translated from the coding sequence ATGACCTATGTTGTCACCGACAACTGCATCGCCTGCAAATACACCGACTGCGTAGAGGTCTGCCCGGTCGACTGTTTCTACGAGGGCGAGAACATGCTGGTGATCCACCCCGATGAATGCATTGATTGCGGGGTGTGCGAACCGGAATGCCCGGCCGATGCGATTCGTCCCGATACGGAACCGGCGATGGAATCCTGGGTCGAACTGAACCGCAAATATGCGGAACTCTGGCCCGTTCTGACCGTGCGCAAGGATCCGCTGCCCGAAGCGGCCGAGCGTGACGGAGAAAAGGACAAGCTTTCCAAATATTTCTCCGAGGCGGCCGGCGAGGGGAACTGA
- a CDS encoding extracellular solute-binding protein: MQAWRTGLAAVALGLAALPLRAEVVVSHGISTFGDLKYPADFKHLEYVNPAAPKGGEISIWGFGGFDSMNPYSVKGRAAGLSSIFLETILESVSDEVGSAYCLLCETLEYPPGREWVIFNLRPEAKFSDGTPLTAEDVRFSYQLFLEKGLTDFRAVLAQQVESAEVLGPHRIRFTFKAGFPTRDLPQTVGGLPVLSQAYYTAKGLDLEEGSMTPFLGSAPYVLDRVNVGQTVVYRRNPDYWGKDLPIMQGRSNFDRIRLEYYADYAAAFEGFKGGSYTFRDEASSVSWATGYDFPAVQNGQVKKVELPSGTMATGQAFLMNMRRAKFADPRVREAVGLMFNFEWSNATLFYGIYERVNSVWENSDLEATGVPGADEVAVLKPLVDEGLLPAGILTDEAVMAPVSGDRQLDRGNLRKANALLDAAGWTTGADGLRRNAAGETLKLEILNDSQTFDRVFIPYVANLRQAGIDAVMTRIDNAQLEARERPPAYDFDIVVGNARASLIPGPELKQFYGSATADVSAFNLMGLKSPAADKLIDLVIAAKTRAEMEARTRALDRVLRAERFWVPQWYKAVHTVAYYDMFEHPETLPPYGRGELDFWWFNADKAEALKAAGVLR, encoded by the coding sequence ATGCAGGCATGGCGGACGGGGCTGGCGGCAGTTGCACTGGGGCTGGCGGCGCTGCCCCTGCGGGCCGAGGTGGTGGTCAGCCATGGCATTTCCACCTTTGGCGATCTGAAGTATCCGGCAGATTTCAAGCACCTGGAGTATGTGAACCCCGCCGCGCCCAAGGGTGGCGAGATTTCCATCTGGGGATTCGGCGGGTTCGATTCGATGAACCCCTATTCGGTCAAGGGCCGGGCGGCCGGGCTGTCGTCGATCTTTCTGGAAACCATCCTTGAAAGCGTCTCGGACGAGGTGGGATCGGCCTATTGCCTGCTGTGCGAGACGCTGGAATATCCGCCCGGCCGCGAATGGGTGATCTTCAACCTGCGCCCGGAGGCGAAGTTTTCCGATGGCACGCCCCTGACGGCCGAGGATGTGCGGTTTTCCTACCAGCTGTTCCTGGAAAAGGGCCTGACCGATTTCCGCGCCGTGCTTGCCCAGCAGGTCGAAAGCGCCGAGGTGCTGGGGCCGCACCGGATCAGGTTCACCTTCAAGGCGGGGTTCCCGACGCGCGATCTGCCGCAGACCGTTGGCGGGCTGCCGGTGTTGTCGCAGGCCTATTACACCGCCAAGGGGCTGGATCTGGAAGAAGGGTCGATGACCCCGTTCCTGGGATCCGCGCCCTATGTGCTGGACCGGGTGAATGTCGGCCAGACGGTGGTCTACCGGCGCAACCCCGACTATTGGGGCAAGGATCTGCCGATCATGCAGGGGCGGTCGAACTTTGACCGGATCCGGCTGGAATATTACGCGGATTACGCCGCTGCGTTCGAGGGGTTCAAGGGCGGCAGCTATACCTTCCGCGACGAGGCATCGTCGGTCAGCTGGGCCACGGGATACGATTTTCCGGCGGTGCAGAACGGCCAGGTGAAAAAGGTCGAACTGCCCTCGGGCACCATGGCCACCGGCCAGGCGTTCCTGATGAACATGCGGCGCGCGAAATTCGCCGATCCGCGTGTGCGCGAGGCGGTGGGGCTGATGTTCAACTTTGAATGGTCGAATGCGACGCTGTTCTACGGCATCTACGAACGGGTCAATTCGGTCTGGGAAAACAGCGATCTGGAGGCGACGGGGGTTCCCGGCGCCGACGAGGTGGCGGTGCTGAAACCGCTGGTGGACGAAGGGCTGCTGCCTGCCGGCATCCTGACGGATGAGGCGGTGATGGCCCCGGTGTCGGGCGACCGTCAGCTGGACCGGGGTAATCTGCGCAAGGCCAATGCCCTGCTGGATGCGGCCGGCTGGACCACCGGCGCCGACGGCCTGCGCCGCAATGCGGCCGGCGAGACGCTGAAGTTGGAAATCCTCAACGATTCCCAGACTTTTGACCGCGTATTCATCCCCTATGTTGCAAATCTGCGGCAGGCGGGGATTGATGCGGTGATGACCCGGATCGACAATGCCCAGCTGGAGGCGCGCGAACGCCCGCCGGCCTATGATTTCGACATCGTGGTCGGCAATGCCCGCGCCAGCCTGATCCCGGGGCCAGAGCTGAAGCAGTTCTATGGCTCGGCCACGGCGGATGTGTCGGCCTTCAACCTGATGGGGCTGAAAAGCCCGGCCGCCGACAAGCTGATCGACCTGGTGATTGCCGCCAAGACCCGCGCCGAGATGGAAGCGCGCACCCGCGCGCTGGATCGCGTGCTGCGGGCCGAACGGTTCTGGGTGCCGCAATGGTACAAGGCGGTGCATACGGTCGCCTATTACGACATGTTCGAACACCCTGAAACGCTGCCGCCCTACGGGCGCGGAGAGCTGGATTTCTGGTGGTTCAACGCCGACAAGGCCGAGGCCCTGAAGGCCGCCGGCGTGTTGCGGTAA
- a CDS encoding polysaccharide biosynthesis/export family protein has product MTKLVLPALLALALAGCSLPRGAAMQSEILAGADKETRNIQVVGVTRNNLSSLGSWPIPPQGGPSFSGWPSGGVRGHSSSIIATGDILGVTIWDNEENSLLASAAQKSVQLTEVTVANDGSVFLPYVGKVNVRGLSPDQARERLQDGVATVLPSAQVQVAIRQGRLNTVDLVGGVASAGSYPLPDRNFSVLSLISQGGGVNNTLQNPIVKLVRGGRSYGISVSRLFAQPSLDVSLIGGDKVIVEDDPRYFLALGAAGKQSTVPFPQDDVSALDAVTMIGGISPTRANPKGVLILREYAGNQVRLDGRGPDRPRVVFTVDLTTADGLFSARNFDIVHGDLVLVTESPLTNTRTVFGLIGQVFGLSDQLNGG; this is encoded by the coding sequence ATGACGAAACTTGTTCTCCCCGCGCTGCTCGCGCTGGCGTTGGCTGGGTGTTCCCTGCCGCGCGGTGCCGCGATGCAAAGCGAAATCCTCGCCGGGGCCGACAAGGAAACCCGCAACATCCAGGTGGTCGGCGTCACGCGCAACAACCTGTCCAGCCTTGGTTCCTGGCCCATTCCGCCGCAGGGCGGGCCGTCGTTTTCCGGCTGGCCCTCGGGCGGGGTTCGCGGCCATTCCAGCAGCATCATCGCGACGGGCGATATTCTTGGCGTAACCATCTGGGATAACGAGGAAAATTCACTTCTCGCCTCGGCCGCGCAGAAATCCGTCCAGCTGACCGAGGTCACGGTGGCCAATGACGGATCGGTTTTCCTGCCCTATGTCGGCAAGGTCAATGTGCGCGGCCTGTCGCCCGATCAGGCGCGCGAACGCCTGCAGGACGGCGTCGCAACGGTGTTGCCATCTGCCCAGGTTCAGGTGGCGATCCGGCAAGGACGGCTGAACACGGTCGATCTGGTCGGCGGCGTGGCCAGTGCCGGCAGCTATCCGCTGCCCGACCGCAACTTCTCGGTCCTGTCGCTGATCAGCCAGGGGGGGGGCGTGAACAACACCTTGCAGAACCCCATCGTCAAGCTGGTGCGCGGCGGGCGGTCCTATGGCATTTCGGTGTCGCGGCTGTTTGCCCAGCCATCGCTGGATGTCTCGCTGATCGGCGGCGACAAGGTGATCGTCGAAGACGATCCGCGCTATTTCCTGGCGCTGGGGGCCGCCGGCAAGCAAAGCACGGTGCCCTTCCCGCAGGATGACGTCAGCGCGCTGGATGCCGTGACGATGATCGGCGGCATATCCCCCACGCGCGCCAACCCGAAGGGCGTGCTGATCCTGCGCGAATATGCCGGCAATCAGGTGCGGCTGGATGGCCGCGGCCCGGATCGGCCGCGCGTCGTGTTCACGGTGGATCTGACCACGGCCGACGGCCTGTTCTCGGCCCGCAACTTCGACATCGTGCATGGCGATCTGGTGCTGGTCACCGAATCCCCCCTCACCAACACGCGCACCGTATTCGGCCTGATCGGCCAGGTCTTTGGCCTGAGCGACCAGTTGAACGGCGGCTGA
- a CDS encoding helicase-related protein: MRENARVTAVLGPTNTGKTHYAIERMLAHRTGVIGLPLRLLAREVYDRIVKARGPSVVALVTGEERIVPERTAYWVCTTEAMPQEIGADFVALDEIQLCADPDRGHVFTDRLLHARGLKETMFLGSDTMRPAIAALVPGVTFVSRPRLSELSYSGSKKISRMPERSAIVGFSVENVYAIAELIRRTKGGCAVVMGALSPRTRNAQVELYQNGDVDFLVATDAIGMGLNLDIHHVAFSSTAKFDGHRMRALFPWELAQIAGRAGRHTRPGTFGVTGEARPLAEDVIEAIESHRFLPVRKLHWRNGVLEFGNVGRLIASLEQHTTNEWLTRARDADDLMALKTLAEMPEVRDAVTSPQMVRLLWDVCRIPDFRNISGSEHAGLLARIFDFLKSGPIPNDWMKRNVDRIDRTDGDIDAISRRLTFIRTWTYVAQRKGWVADESHWREETRAVEDRLSDALHARLTQRFVDRRTSVLMRRLKQKESLVAEVNDKGEVTVEGEFVGRLEGFRFRQDGTGSPDEAKTLRQAAYEALRPEFSLRSDRFYNSPDTEFDYTEQGGLMWGTTAVGKLVKGPEALRPQVEAFVDEEAGADVAEKVRRRLQHFIDRKVASLFEPLLALQRDEAMVGLARGFAFRLVEAMGVLGREPVADEVKALDQDARSVLRKHGVRFGQYTIFLPLLLKPAPTRLRLVLWSLWDGLQEFPESPPPGLVTIPHIAEVPALHYLLAGYRPAGSRAIRIDMLERLADLLRAKDSRAGFEATPDMLSITGMTLDQFADLMGGLGYKGEKAERPKVKPVAEVAPAPAPAEAEAAAPAEAAEPAAEAPAEVPAETVAEAPAAVETESYYTFTWAPRPRGGAPRGDRGPRREGQGQRPPRQGQAPGQGGDRPQADRASRPERKEGERSDRGDRKDGDRKGGKPYGKPEGQRGDRTDRGDRKGGKPEQKRNDGPRSYEARPPREQKIDPDNPFAALLALKGKV; encoded by the coding sequence ATGCGCGAGAACGCAAGGGTGACGGCGGTCCTGGGGCCGACGAACACCGGCAAGACGCATTACGCCATCGAGCGGATGCTGGCGCATCGCACGGGTGTCATCGGCCTGCCGCTGCGTCTGCTGGCGCGCGAGGTTTATGACCGCATCGTCAAGGCGCGCGGCCCGTCGGTCGTGGCGCTGGTGACGGGCGAGGAGCGTATCGTTCCCGAACGCACCGCCTATTGGGTCTGCACGACCGAGGCGATGCCGCAGGAAATCGGCGCTGATTTCGTCGCGCTGGATGAAATCCAGCTGTGCGCCGACCCGGACCGCGGCCATGTGTTCACTGACCGCCTGCTGCATGCGCGCGGGCTGAAGGAAACCATGTTCCTGGGGTCCGACACCATGCGGCCGGCCATCGCGGCGCTGGTGCCGGGGGTGACGTTCGTTTCGCGGCCCCGTTTGTCGGAACTGAGCTATTCAGGTTCGAAAAAGATCAGTCGCATGCCCGAACGCTCGGCCATCGTGGGGTTTTCGGTTGAAAATGTCTATGCGATTGCCGAGCTGATCCGCCGCACCAAGGGCGGTTGCGCCGTGGTGATGGGGGCGTTGTCGCCCCGCACCCGCAACGCGCAGGTGGAACTGTATCAGAACGGCGATGTGGATTTTCTGGTGGCGACCGATGCCATCGGCATGGGGCTGAACCTGGATATCCACCATGTCGCGTTTTCCTCGACCGCCAAGTTCGATGGCCACCGGATGCGGGCCTTGTTCCCGTGGGAGCTGGCGCAGATCGCCGGCCGCGCCGGCCGCCACACCCGCCCCGGCACCTTCGGCGTGACCGGCGAGGCGCGGCCATTGGCCGAAGATGTGATCGAGGCGATCGAGAGCCACCGATTCCTTCCCGTGCGCAAGCTGCATTGGCGCAACGGGGTGCTGGAATTCGGCAATGTCGGCCGGCTGATCGCCAGTCTGGAACAGCACACCACCAACGAATGGCTGACGCGCGCGCGCGATGCCGATGACCTGATGGCGCTGAAGACCCTGGCCGAGATGCCCGAGGTGCGCGATGCCGTGACCTCGCCCCAGATGGTGCGGCTGCTGTGGGATGTTTGCCGAATCCCGGATTTTCGCAATATTTCCGGGTCGGAACATGCGGGTTTGCTAGCCCGGATATTCGATTTCCTCAAGTCCGGTCCCATCCCGAACGACTGGATGAAGCGCAATGTCGACCGGATCGACCGCACCGATGGCGATATCGACGCGATTTCCCGCCGGCTGACCTTTATCCGCACCTGGACCTATGTCGCGCAGCGCAAGGGCTGGGTGGCCGACGAATCCCATTGGCGCGAGGAAACGCGCGCTGTAGAAGACCGCCTGTCGGATGCGCTGCACGCGCGCCTGACCCAGCGTTTCGTGGACCGGCGCACAAGTGTGCTGATGCGCCGGCTCAAGCAGAAGGAGAGCCTCGTGGCCGAGGTGAACGACAAGGGCGAAGTGACGGTCGAGGGCGAATTCGTCGGCCGTCTGGAGGGGTTCCGCTTCCGTCAGGACGGCACGGGCAGCCCGGACGAGGCAAAGACCCTGCGGCAGGCGGCATACGAGGCGCTGCGCCCCGAGTTCTCCCTGCGGTCCGACCGCTTTTACAACTCGCCCGATACCGAGTTCGATTATACCGAACAGGGCGGGCTGATGTGGGGCACCACGGCCGTCGGCAAGCTGGTCAAGGGCCCCGAGGCACTGCGCCCGCAGGTCGAGGCCTTTGTCGATGAGGAAGCCGGGGCCGATGTCGCCGAAAAGGTGCGCCGCCGGTTGCAGCATTTCATCGACCGCAAGGTTGCCAGCCTGTTCGAACCGCTGCTGGCCCTGCAACGCGACGAGGCGATGGTGGGCCTGGCGCGCGGCTTTGCCTTCCGCCTGGTCGAGGCGATGGGCGTGCTGGGCCGCGAGCCGGTCGCGGACGAGGTCAAGGCGCTGGATCAGGATGCGCGCTCGGTGCTGCGCAAGCATGGCGTGCGGTTTGGCCAGTATACCATCTTCCTGCCGCTGCTGCTGAAACCCGCACCCACCCGGCTGCGGCTGGTGCTGTGGTCGCTGTGGGATGGCTTGCAGGAATTCCCCGAAAGCCCGCCCCCCGGCCTGGTGACCATCCCCCATATCGCCGAGGTGCCGGCGCTGCACTATCTGCTGGCGGGCTACCGCCCGGCGGGCAGCCGCGCCATCCGCATCGACATGCTGGAACGCCTGGCCGACCTGCTGCGCGCCAAGGACAGCCGCGCGGGGTTCGAGGCGACGCCGGACATGCTGTCGATCACCGGCATGACGCTGGACCAGTTCGCCGACCTGATGGGCGGCCTGGGCTACAAGGGCGAAAAGGCCGAGCGGCCCAAGGTCAAGCCGGTGGCAGAGGTTGCCCCGGCCCCGGCCCCGGCCGAGGCCGAGGCGGCAGCGCCGGCCGAAGCCGCCGAGCCTGCGGCAGAAGCGCCTGCCGAGGTGCCGGCCGAAACGGTTGCCGAAGCGCCGGCCGCGGTCGAGACCGAGTCCTACTATACCTTCACCTGGGCCCCGCGTCCGCGTGGTGGTGCGCCGCGCGGGGATCGTGGCCCGCGCCGCGAAGGGCAGGGACAGCGCCCCCCGCGTCAGGGGCAGGCCCCCGGACAAGGCGGCGACCGCCCGCAAGCCGACCGCGCCTCGCGCCCCGAGCGCAAGGAAGGCGAGCGGTCCGATCGCGGTGATCGCAAGGACGGTGATCGCAAGGGCGGCAAGCCCTATGGCAAGCCCGAAGGCCAGCGCGGCGACCGGACTGACCGGGGCGACCGCAAGGGCGGCAAGCCCGAGCAAAAGCGCAACGATGGCCCCCGCAGCTACGAGGCACGGCCGCCGCGCGAACAGAAGATCGACCCCGACAATCCGTTCGCGGCGCTGCTGGCGCTCAAGGGCAAGGTCTGA
- a CDS encoding cytochrome c family protein, with protein MFDTMTVTKVGGALCGSLLVFLLGNWAAQALYSTHSGGHGGEVHQAYVIDTGASETEAAAEEGPDFATLYAAADAGAGEKVFAKCRACHKVDGSNGTGPHLDGVVDRAKASVAGFGFSEAMAAHTSEQWTPENLNSFLTNPRSYIPGNKMSFAGLPKAEDRANLIKYLSTLGG; from the coding sequence ATGTTCGACACGATGACGGTCACCAAGGTTGGCGGCGCGCTGTGCGGGTCGTTGCTTGTGTTCCTGCTGGGGAACTGGGCGGCGCAGGCGCTGTATTCCACCCACAGCGGCGGCCATGGTGGCGAAGTGCATCAGGCCTATGTGATCGACACCGGCGCATCGGAAACCGAAGCCGCGGCCGAGGAAGGCCCGGATTTCGCGACGCTTTATGCCGCGGCCGATGCGGGCGCGGGTGAAAAGGTGTTTGCCAAGTGCCGCGCCTGCCACAAGGTGGACGGGTCGAACGGCACCGGCCCGCATCTGGATGGCGTGGTCGACCGGGCCAAGGCATCGGTCGCCGGCTTCGGCTTCTCGGAGGCGATGGCCGCGCATACCAGCGAACAGTGGACGCCGGAGAATCTGAACAGCTTCCTGACCAACCCGCGCAGCTATATTCCGGGCAACAAGATGTCGTTCGCCGGCCTGCCCAAGGCCGAAGACCGCGCCAACCTGATCAAGTATCTGTCCACGCTGGGCGGCTGA
- a CDS encoding CarD family transcriptional regulator produces MTKTKKPEFRPNDFVVYPAHGVGKILSIEEQVIAGMSLELFVISFEKDKMTLRVPTHRATEIGMRSLSSPDVVLKALETLKGKAKVKRAMWSRRAQEYEQKINSGDLMAIAEVVRDLHRADDQREQSYSERQLYEAALERLTREVAAVSGVDEAGAQKKVDEVLLGRAA; encoded by the coding sequence ATGACCAAGACCAAGAAGCCCGAGTTTCGCCCCAACGATTTCGTGGTCTATCCGGCGCATGGCGTCGGCAAGATCCTGTCGATCGAGGAACAGGTGATCGCGGGCATGTCGCTGGAACTGTTCGTCATCTCGTTCGAAAAGGACAAGATGACCCTGCGCGTTCCGACCCACCGCGCGACGGAGATCGGCATGCGTTCGCTGTCGTCGCCGGATGTGGTGCTGAAGGCGCTGGAGACGCTGAAAGGCAAGGCCAAGGTCAAGCGCGCCATGTGGTCGCGTCGCGCCCAGGAATACGAGCAGAAGATCAATTCCGGCGACCTGATGGCGATTGCCGAGGTGGTCCGCGACCTGCACCGCGCCGATGACCAGCGCGAACAAAGCTATTCCGAGCGTCAGCTGTATGAAGCCGCGCTGGAGCGTCTGACCCGCGAAGTCGCCGCCGTGTCCGGCGTGGACGAAGCTGGCGCCCAGAAGAAGGTCGACGAGGTTCTGCTGGGCCGCGCGGCCTGA